ATTGGGAATGAGATGGTAGGTCAACTTTTGCTTTATGATGCCTTGGAAGTAGATTTTCGAAAGATTCATGTTCCTCAGGAGAAAACTTGCCAGCTTTGTGGCGCAAATCCACCTATCAAAGATTGGTCAGATGCAGGGAAAGTCCCAGTGATTGAGGAATTTGGATATGAGGAGAGAAAAAATAATGCTGATCAAGTTTCTGCCCAATGGCTGAGTGACGCACTACGAAATGGGAGGCAAATCAGGTTGGTTGATGTTCGGGAGCCTCATGAATGGGAAACTTGTCGATTGAAGGGAGCCGAACATCATCCGGTAAGCAAAATTCAAACAGAGAATTTTTCTAAAGACGTAGAGAAAATAATCGTATTTTATTGCCACAGAGGTGTTCGATCCGAGCGGACTTTAAAGATTTTCCGAGAACTTGGCTATGAAAATTGTCGAAGTCTGATTGGAGGCATTGACGCTTGGGCTGAAGCAATCGAACCGGAAATGCCCCGCTACTGAAGGATTGTACCAAACTATCTGTATGGCACTTCCCAATGCGGCATCATAGGCTCTAAGCCCGCATTCAGACCATCAATTTGCTCAATAATAGAAGTTAATACTTCTGAAGCCAGCACACCATCTGGATAAACAAGCAACAACGGAAAATGTTCAGTTTGCCCAAAATTCCTTTTGATCTCCTTGTTGAGGCGATCGACTCTCAATAAATAGGAAATGAAAACTGGATTTTCCCCTTTTACCTCCCTGAGTAAATCCTCTAAGGCAATCCTTTCTTCTCTATTGGAAAAAAGGTTGTAATACTCAATGTAGTCGCCAAGACATTTT
The sequence above is drawn from the SAR324 cluster bacterium genome and encodes:
- a CDS encoding rhodanese-like domain-containing protein; protein product: MLPGTMGLLQSTEVLKLVLGIGNEMVGQLLLYDALEVDFRKIHVPQEKTCQLCGANPPIKDWSDAGKVPVIEEFGYEERKNNADQVSAQWLSDALRNGRQIRLVDVREPHEWETCRLKGAEHHPVSKIQTENFSKDVEKIIVFYCHRGVRSERTLKIFRELGYENCRSLIGGIDAWAEAIEPEMPRY